In Temnothorax longispinosus isolate EJ_2023e chromosome 10, Tlon_JGU_v1, whole genome shotgun sequence, a single window of DNA contains:
- the LOC139820989 gene encoding protein-L-isoaspartate(D-aspartate) O-methyltransferase isoform X1, with product MATYGRYRGRNNQDLVEHLRRSRVIKSDRVFEVMSSVDRGKYLNTYSSVAYVDAPQGIGYGVTISAPHMHAYALELLEEKLRNGTRALDVGSGSGYLTACMALMMGPHGLAVGIDHIPELRALAEENIRLDHQELLNDGRVELVVGDGRLGYPSRGPYDAIHVGAAAKEMPQPLIDQLAPGGRLIVPMGPENSDQTLMQIDKTLDGKIKQRSLIGVVFVPLTDKERQYRRS from the exons ATGGCCACGTACGGGCGTTATCGTGGCAGAAACAATCAGGATCTCGTGGAGCATCTACGGC GATCCAGGGTGATCAAATCTGACAGAGTGTTCGAAGTAATGAGTTCTGTGGACAGAGGGAAATACTTAAATACTTATTCCAGTGTTGCTTACGTAGACGCACCACAAGGGATCGGTTACGGTGTCACTATCAGCGCTCCTCACATG CACGCGTATGCCCTGGAATTGCTTGAAGAAAAGTTGCGTAACGGCACGAGGGCACTGGACGTCGGTTCTGGATCCGGATACCTGACGGCATGCATGGCTCTTATGATGGGGCCGCATGGGTTGGCCGTTGGAATCGATCACATACCAGAGCTTCGAGCGTTGGCCGAAGAGAACATTCGACTAGATCACCAAGAACTTTTGAACGATGGACGCGTGGAATTGGTTG TTGGCGATGGAAGATTGGGATATCCCAGTCGTGGACCGTACGACGCTATTCACGTGGGAGCGGCTGCTAAAGAAATGCCACAACCG TTGATAGATCAGCTGGCCCCTGGTGGTCGTTTAATAGTACCGATGGGTCCAGAGAATTCGGATCAAACCTTAATGCAAATTGACAAGACTCTGGACGGCAAAATCAAGCAGCGATCTCTGATAGGCGTGGTGTTTGTCCCTCTCACTGACAAGGAACGACAGTACCGTCGATCATGA
- the LOC139820989 gene encoding protein-L-isoaspartate(D-aspartate) O-methyltransferase isoform X2, with protein MSSVDRGKYLNTYSSVAYVDAPQGIGYGVTISAPHMHAYALELLEEKLRNGTRALDVGSGSGYLTACMALMMGPHGLAVGIDHIPELRALAEENIRLDHQELLNDGRVELVVGDGRLGYPSRGPYDAIHVGAAAKEMPQPLIDQLAPGGRLIVPMGPENSDQTLMQIDKTLDGKIKQRSLIGVVFVPLTDKERQYRRS; from the exons ATGAGTTCTGTGGACAGAGGGAAATACTTAAATACTTATTCCAGTGTTGCTTACGTAGACGCACCACAAGGGATCGGTTACGGTGTCACTATCAGCGCTCCTCACATG CACGCGTATGCCCTGGAATTGCTTGAAGAAAAGTTGCGTAACGGCACGAGGGCACTGGACGTCGGTTCTGGATCCGGATACCTGACGGCATGCATGGCTCTTATGATGGGGCCGCATGGGTTGGCCGTTGGAATCGATCACATACCAGAGCTTCGAGCGTTGGCCGAAGAGAACATTCGACTAGATCACCAAGAACTTTTGAACGATGGACGCGTGGAATTGGTTG TTGGCGATGGAAGATTGGGATATCCCAGTCGTGGACCGTACGACGCTATTCACGTGGGAGCGGCTGCTAAAGAAATGCCACAACCG TTGATAGATCAGCTGGCCCCTGGTGGTCGTTTAATAGTACCGATGGGTCCAGAGAATTCGGATCAAACCTTAATGCAAATTGACAAGACTCTGGACGGCAAAATCAAGCAGCGATCTCTGATAGGCGTGGTGTTTGTCCCTCTCACTGACAAGGAACGACAGTACCGTCGATCATGA
- the Ent1 gene encoding equilibrative nucleoside transporter 3 — MSYSINRRPLLGGASDSEFEDDLETEVDDPNVTIPDEKPFLKPYEPHDKYNLAYIVFYLLGINTLIPWSFFITADDYWMYKFREIHNNSTNLTHTYAELLEQKTDLQASFTSYLSVASALPNTLFLIINAFISKRVSLTVRMVGSQCIILLLFIMTTVFVEMDTDKWQNTFLIITLTTVAIVNAASAIFGGSLMGIVGKFSPKYITAMSGGQALGGIFTALTEICSLWIGASPVLSGLVYFIIGDVVLLLSLIAYILLEKAPFFKHHTIEKVPDCLESDYSLNGEVSFSTSSSVPYTQILKRTWHYGVSIFLVFFITLAVYPAITVLVESEHKGKGNAWNDIYFVPVVTYLIFSIGDYAGRVLSGILQWPRSKPWLVMFMSVARGIFIPALMFCNAQPRHHLPVYIHSDMYYILITIVFAITNGYLCNLTFILTPTVVDSEEKEVASAMMGAFLGIGLATGAPLSLYMVKAL; from the exons ATGTCGTACTCCATCAATAGAAGACCCTTACTGGGAGGTGCGTCTGATAGCGAATTTGAGGATGATTTGGAGACCGAGGTGGATGATCCTAACGTGACGATTCCCGACGAGAAACCATTTTTGAAACCGTACGAGCCACATGACAA ATATAATCTCGCATACATTGTGTTTTACTTACTTGGAATAAATACGTTAATCCCATGGAGTTTTTTTATCACTGCTGACGAC TACTGGATGTACAAATTTAGAGAAATTCATAATAATTCGACAAATCTGACTCATACGTATGCAGAACTACTTGAACAAAAGACGGATCTCCAAGCTAGTTTTACTTCTTATTTAAGCGTAGCCAGTGCATTGCCAAATACtctgtttttaataataaatgcatttattagCAAGAg AGTCTCTCTAACTGTAAGAATGGTGGGTTCccaatgtataatattgctgCTCTTCATTATGACAACTGTATTTGTCGAAATGGACACTGACAAAT GGCAAAATACGTTCCTAATAATTACTTTGACGACAGTTGCGATCGTAAATG CTGCGAGCGCAATTTTTGGAGGAAGTTTAATGGGCATAGTGGGCAAGTTTTCGCCGAAATACATAACCGCGATGTCCGGCGGGCAAGCTCTTGGAGGAATATTCACGGCCCTAACGGAAATATGCTCCCTGTGGATTGGTGCCAGTCCGGTACTTTCCGGCTTAGTGTATTTCATTATCGGCGATGTTGTGCTACTGTTGTCGCTGATCGCGTACATCCTTTTGGAGAAAGCG CCATTCTTCAAGCATCACACGATAGAGAAAGTACCTGATTGTTTGGAATCTGATTATTCCTTAAACGGCGAAGTCAGCTTTTCGACAAGTTCGAGTGTGCCCTACACGCAAATTTTAAAGAGGACCTGGCATTATGGCGTTAGCATATTCTTAGTATTTTTCATAACGCTGGCTGTGTACCCGGCAATCACTGTACTAGTGGAGAGCGAACACAAAGGCAAAGGCAATGCGTGGAACG ACATATACTTTGTACCTGTGGTTACGTATCTTATCTTCAGTATAGGCGATTATGCAGGAAGAGTATTATCTGGTATTCTTCAGTGG CCAAGAAGCAAGCCGTGGCTCGTAATGTTTATGAGCGTCGCGAGGGGCATTTTCATACCTGCGCTCATGTTTTGCAATGCACAACCGAGGCATCATCTACCTGTTTACATTCACAGtgatatgtattacatattgatAACTATTGTGTTCGCCATAACCAATGGCTATCTCTGTAATTTAACGTTTATTCTCACGCCTAC aGTCGTAGACAGTGAGGAAAAAGAAGTTGCGTCCGCAATGATGGGTGCTTTCTTAGGTATAGGATTAGCAACTGGTGCTCCGCTCAGTTTATACATGGTCAAGGCTCTTTAA
- the Dpa gene encoding DNA replication licensing factor MCM4 isoform X2, which produces MSSPMRPPRTPVPQDDSRSPSGTPRRQPRTPTSVRTPSVAGTPSVTGTPSVVGSVRGTPQRRPGNNPVDTPLRWGNRQTHETIAPSSEGLSSVPLSSPNRQVQTSPLAAGMSEIELSSPLNYGTPSSLASIRTPRSGVRGTPVHQRPDVQSDRRVRQVNLIEPIPENDEDRERTSEGENGGPQLTIWGTNVVVDRIKQQFRRFILYFIDPEAENDEIPENMNLSEPLYTQKLEEIHILEEPYLNVNCAHLEAFDSQLYNQLVLYPQEVIPAFDLTANEIFFEKFPGAALEHSIQVRPYNVMRTTSMRLLNPEDIDRLITVTGMVIRTSNVMPEMREAFFKCIVCSFTTTVVIDRGHIAEPTVCTHCNNNFCFNLIHNRSHFTDKQMIKLQESPDDMPAGQTPHTVVLFAHHNLVDAVSPGDRVSVTGIYRALPIRVNPRQSNVRAIYRTHVDVVHFRKQDSKRLYEQEDGKSHAFPPERVELLKLLSQKEDIYERMARHIAPSIYENEDVKKGILLQLFGGTKKEQSVRTKKYFRSEINILLCGDPGTSKSQLLQFVFNLVPRSQYSSGKGSSAVGLTAFVTKDPESRQLVLQTGALVLADNGICCIDEFDKMNDSTRSVLHEVMEQQTLSIAKAGIICQLNARMRFSSVVEILDVEEAWRLHREALKQSAIDPLSGKIDISILTTGMSLAARKRRQELVEALKRLIKGKDKAPTLNYQKIFTELKESSSTLVTREMFEDALKELQDDGVVIVTGKNTIRVC; this is translated from the exons ATGTCGAGTCCTATGAGACCGCCGAGGACTCCGGTTCCGCAGGACGACAGCCGTTCGCCGAGTGGCACGCCGAGACGGCAACCTCGGACCCCGACCTCCGTCAGGACTCCCTCGGTCGCCGGAACACCCAGTGTCACCGGTACACCCAGTGTCGTCGGCTCCGTCAGAG GTACACCTCAGAGGAGACCGGGCAACAATCCAGTAGACACGCCGTTACGATGGGGCAACCGTCAAACGCACGAGACCATCGCACCGTCGTCGGAGGGGTTGTCCTCCGTGCCACTGTCTTCTCCGAATCGACAGGTGCAGACGAGTCCTCTCGCCGCTGGTATGAGCGAGATAGAGCTGTCCTCTCCGCTGAATTATGGAACCCCTAGCTCTTTGGCGTCAATTCGTACTCCCCGCAGTGGTGTCAGAGGTACACCTGTTCATCAGAGACCAGACGTTCAGTCTGACAGGCGTGTGCGGCAAGTTAATCTGATCGAACCG ATACCAGAGAATGAtgaagacagagagagaacaTCCGAGGGTGAGAACGGGGGCCCGCAATTGACAATCTGGGGCACAAATGTCGTGGTGGATCGTATCAAGCAGCAATTCAGACgatttattttgtactttatCGACCCAGAAGCGGAGAACGACGAAATACCTGAGAACATGAATCTGTCAGAGCCGCTCTACACGCAGAAGCTCGAAGAGATACATATACTGGAAGAACCTTATTTGAATGTAAACTGCGCTCATCTCGAAGCATTCGACTCGCAGCTTTACAATCAGCTGGTATTGTATCCTCAGGAAGTTATACCGGCGTTCGATCTAACGGCAAATGAGATATTCTTCGAGAAATTCCCCGGGGCAGCGTTGGAACACTCGATTCAAGTACGTCCGTATAATGTTATGCGGACCACGAGTATGCGCCTTTTGAATCCAGAGGACATAGACCGATTGATCACGGTTACCGGAATGGTCATTAGAACGTCAAACGTCATGCCGGAAATGCGAGAGGCGTTCTTTAAATGCATCGTGTGCTCCTTCACGACGACTGTAGTCATCGACAGGGGTCACATAGCCGAGCCCACGGTGTGCACTCACTGCAACAACAATTTCTGCTTCAATCTGATACACAATCGCAGTCATTTCACCGATAAGCAAATGATCAAGTTACAAGAATCGCCGGACGATATGCCAGCTGGTCAGACTCCTCACACGGTGGTACTCTTTGCTCATCACAATCTAGTTGACGCTGTCTCGCCAGGTGATAGAGTTTCTGTCACCGGAATATATCGCGCGTTGCCGATACGCGTTAATCCTCGGCAGTCCAATGTACGAGCTATCTACAGAACGCACGTTGACGTTGTCCACTTTAGAAAACAGGACTCAAAGCG ATTGTACGAGCAAGAGGACGGCAAGAGTCATGCGTTTCCACCAGAAAGAGTGGAACTATTGAAACTGCTGTCGCAAAAGGAGGACATATATGAACGAATGGCGCGGCACATTGCTCCCAGCATTTACGAGAATGAGGACGTCAAGAAGGGTATACTGCTGCAATTGTTCGGCGGCACGAAGAAGGAACAGAGCGTACGGACTAAGAAATATTTCCGGTccgaaattaatatacttcTATGCGGAGACCCGGGTACGAGTAAATCGCAACTGCTACAGTTTGTTTTCAATTTGGTACCGCGCTCGCAGTACAGCAGTGGAAAGG GTTCCAGCGCCGTGGGTTTAACCGCCTTCGTAACGAAAGATCCCGAAAGCCGTCAATTGGTATTGCAAACTGGCGCTCTGGTGCTCGCGGATAATGGTATTTGTTGCATCGACGAATTCGATAAAATGAACGATAGCACGCGCTCGGTGCTGCACGAAGTGATGGAGCAGCAAACGCTGAGTATCGCGAAAGCGGGTATCATTTGTCAATTGAATGCGAG AATGCGATTCAGCAGCGTAGTGGAGATCTTGGATGTCGAGGAAGCTTGGAG ATTACATCGCGAAGCATTGAAACAATCTGCCATCGATCCACTGAGTGGCAAAATCGATATAAGTATCCTAACGACTGGCATGTCGTTAGCAGCGAGAAAGCGTAGGCAGGAGTTGGTCGAGGCATTGAAGAGGCTCATCAAGGGGAAGGATAAGGCACCGACATTAAATTACCAGAAAATTTTCACGGAACTGAAAGAATCGTCCAGCACG ttggtGACGCGCGAGATGTTCGAAGATGCTCTGAAGGAGCTGCAGGATGACGGTGTTGTGATTGTAACCGGCAAAAATACCATTCgcgtttgttaa
- the Dpa gene encoding DNA replication licensing factor MCM4 isoform X1, with the protein MSSPMRPPRTPVPQDDSRSPSGTPRRQPRTPTSVRTPSVAGTPSVTGTPSVVGSVRGTPQRRPGNNPVDTPLRWGNRQTHETIAPSSEGLSSVPLSSPNRQVQTSPLAAGMSEIELSSPLNYGTPSSLASIRTPRSGVRGTPVHQRPDVQSDRRVRQVNLIEPIPENDEDRERTSEGENGGPQLTIWGTNVVVDRIKQQFRRFILYFIDPEAENDEIPENMNLSEPLYTQKLEEIHILEEPYLNVNCAHLEAFDSQLYNQLVLYPQEVIPAFDLTANEIFFEKFPGAALEHSIQVRPYNVMRTTSMRLLNPEDIDRLITVTGMVIRTSNVMPEMREAFFKCIVCSFTTTVVIDRGHIAEPTVCTHCNNNFCFNLIHNRSHFTDKQMIKLQESPDDMPAGQTPHTVVLFAHHNLVDAVSPGDRVSVTGIYRALPIRVNPRQSNVRAIYRTHVDVVHFRKQDSKRLYEQEDGKSHAFPPERVELLKLLSQKEDIYERMARHIAPSIYENEDVKKGILLQLFGGTKKEQSVRTKKYFRSEINILLCGDPGTSKSQLLQFVFNLVPRSQYSSGKGSSAVGLTAFVTKDPESRQLVLQTGALVLADNGICCIDEFDKMNDSTRSVLHEVMEQQTLSIAKAGIICQLNARTSILAAANPCESQWNKNKTVIENVMLPHTLMSRFDLIFLMLDPQDEVFDRKLARHLVSLYYKSELEEEDDIVDMSILRDYIAYAKEHVHPALNEESQQRLIQAYVDMRRVGSGHGQITAYPRQLESLIRLAEAHAKMRFSSVVEILDVEEAWRLHREALKQSAIDPLSGKIDISILTTGMSLAARKRRQELVEALKRLIKGKDKAPTLNYQKIFTELKESSSTLVTREMFEDALKELQDDGVVIVTGKNTIRVC; encoded by the exons ATGTCGAGTCCTATGAGACCGCCGAGGACTCCGGTTCCGCAGGACGACAGCCGTTCGCCGAGTGGCACGCCGAGACGGCAACCTCGGACCCCGACCTCCGTCAGGACTCCCTCGGTCGCCGGAACACCCAGTGTCACCGGTACACCCAGTGTCGTCGGCTCCGTCAGAG GTACACCTCAGAGGAGACCGGGCAACAATCCAGTAGACACGCCGTTACGATGGGGCAACCGTCAAACGCACGAGACCATCGCACCGTCGTCGGAGGGGTTGTCCTCCGTGCCACTGTCTTCTCCGAATCGACAGGTGCAGACGAGTCCTCTCGCCGCTGGTATGAGCGAGATAGAGCTGTCCTCTCCGCTGAATTATGGAACCCCTAGCTCTTTGGCGTCAATTCGTACTCCCCGCAGTGGTGTCAGAGGTACACCTGTTCATCAGAGACCAGACGTTCAGTCTGACAGGCGTGTGCGGCAAGTTAATCTGATCGAACCG ATACCAGAGAATGAtgaagacagagagagaacaTCCGAGGGTGAGAACGGGGGCCCGCAATTGACAATCTGGGGCACAAATGTCGTGGTGGATCGTATCAAGCAGCAATTCAGACgatttattttgtactttatCGACCCAGAAGCGGAGAACGACGAAATACCTGAGAACATGAATCTGTCAGAGCCGCTCTACACGCAGAAGCTCGAAGAGATACATATACTGGAAGAACCTTATTTGAATGTAAACTGCGCTCATCTCGAAGCATTCGACTCGCAGCTTTACAATCAGCTGGTATTGTATCCTCAGGAAGTTATACCGGCGTTCGATCTAACGGCAAATGAGATATTCTTCGAGAAATTCCCCGGGGCAGCGTTGGAACACTCGATTCAAGTACGTCCGTATAATGTTATGCGGACCACGAGTATGCGCCTTTTGAATCCAGAGGACATAGACCGATTGATCACGGTTACCGGAATGGTCATTAGAACGTCAAACGTCATGCCGGAAATGCGAGAGGCGTTCTTTAAATGCATCGTGTGCTCCTTCACGACGACTGTAGTCATCGACAGGGGTCACATAGCCGAGCCCACGGTGTGCACTCACTGCAACAACAATTTCTGCTTCAATCTGATACACAATCGCAGTCATTTCACCGATAAGCAAATGATCAAGTTACAAGAATCGCCGGACGATATGCCAGCTGGTCAGACTCCTCACACGGTGGTACTCTTTGCTCATCACAATCTAGTTGACGCTGTCTCGCCAGGTGATAGAGTTTCTGTCACCGGAATATATCGCGCGTTGCCGATACGCGTTAATCCTCGGCAGTCCAATGTACGAGCTATCTACAGAACGCACGTTGACGTTGTCCACTTTAGAAAACAGGACTCAAAGCG ATTGTACGAGCAAGAGGACGGCAAGAGTCATGCGTTTCCACCAGAAAGAGTGGAACTATTGAAACTGCTGTCGCAAAAGGAGGACATATATGAACGAATGGCGCGGCACATTGCTCCCAGCATTTACGAGAATGAGGACGTCAAGAAGGGTATACTGCTGCAATTGTTCGGCGGCACGAAGAAGGAACAGAGCGTACGGACTAAGAAATATTTCCGGTccgaaattaatatacttcTATGCGGAGACCCGGGTACGAGTAAATCGCAACTGCTACAGTTTGTTTTCAATTTGGTACCGCGCTCGCAGTACAGCAGTGGAAAGG GTTCCAGCGCCGTGGGTTTAACCGCCTTCGTAACGAAAGATCCCGAAAGCCGTCAATTGGTATTGCAAACTGGCGCTCTGGTGCTCGCGGATAATGGTATTTGTTGCATCGACGAATTCGATAAAATGAACGATAGCACGCGCTCGGTGCTGCACGAAGTGATGGAGCAGCAAACGCTGAGTATCGCGAAAGCGGGTATCATTTGTCAATTGAATGCGAGAACTAGCATTCTGGCAGCGGCTAATCCTTGCGAGTCACAgtggaataaaaataagaca GTAATAGAAAACGTCATGTTACCGCACACGTTGATGTCACGCTTCGACTTAATTTTCCTGATGCTCGACCCGCAAGACGAGGTGTTTGACAGGAAACTTGCCAGGCATTTAGTATCGTTGTATTATAAATCTGAGTTGGAAGAAGAGGACGATATTGTGGATATGAGCATCCTGCGTGATTACATAGCCTACGCCAAGGAACATGTTCATCCTGCTCTTAATGAGGAGAGTCAACAGAGGCTGATCCAGGCTTACGTCGATATGCGTAGAGTAGGAAGTGGTCACGGGCAAATCACGGCTTATCCGAGGCAATTAGAGTCACTTATAAGACTCGCCGAGGCGCACGCTAAAATGCGATTCAGCAGCGTAGTGGAGATCTTGGATGTCGAGGAAGCTTGGAG ATTACATCGCGAAGCATTGAAACAATCTGCCATCGATCCACTGAGTGGCAAAATCGATATAAGTATCCTAACGACTGGCATGTCGTTAGCAGCGAGAAAGCGTAGGCAGGAGTTGGTCGAGGCATTGAAGAGGCTCATCAAGGGGAAGGATAAGGCACCGACATTAAATTACCAGAAAATTTTCACGGAACTGAAAGAATCGTCCAGCACG ttggtGACGCGCGAGATGTTCGAAGATGCTCTGAAGGAGCTGCAGGATGACGGTGTTGTGATTGTAACCGGCAAAAATACCATTCgcgtttgttaa